The proteins below come from a single Roseiflexus sp. RS-1 genomic window:
- a CDS encoding NAD(P)/FAD-dependent oxidoreductase — protein MRELIIIGGGAAALSAGMYALGKQLDFLMIYESLGGKAGWRQNIIGQEEVEYLAGEEAVRIFERKIAMQTDRTIRDTVLAVQRAGTGFRVETRTHGAFEAMAVIVATGATPVRLKAPGAQELLGQGLGYSVTTHAHLLAGKTAAVIGSTHRALRGVAELARTAGKVYLIIPDPNAASLPMVHAVSQRPNVEILAGYTVDEVAGPMNVEEIVVSRDGQQRRIAVDAAFADLGLHPCSECVQHLVRTDQDGFIWVDERMATTVPGIFAAGDVTTSFGEQVLIAIGDGARAALSAYDYLLMRAPVVR, from the coding sequence ATGCGCGAACTCATCATCATCGGCGGCGGCGCCGCAGCGCTTTCAGCCGGGATGTACGCCCTGGGAAAGCAACTCGATTTTTTGATGATCTACGAGTCGTTGGGCGGCAAGGCTGGATGGCGGCAGAATATCATCGGTCAGGAGGAAGTCGAGTATCTGGCGGGCGAAGAAGCGGTGCGGATCTTCGAGCGCAAAATTGCCATGCAGACCGATCGCACCATCCGCGATACGGTGCTGGCGGTGCAGCGCGCGGGAACAGGATTTCGTGTGGAAACCCGCACCCATGGCGCATTTGAGGCAATGGCGGTGATTGTGGCAACCGGTGCGACGCCGGTGCGTCTCAAGGCGCCGGGCGCGCAGGAGTTGCTGGGGCAGGGGTTGGGCTACTCGGTGACGACCCACGCCCATCTGCTGGCAGGGAAGACGGCGGCGGTCATCGGATCAACGCATCGGGCGCTGCGCGGGGTAGCGGAACTGGCGCGCACCGCCGGGAAGGTCTACCTGATCATTCCTGATCCGAATGCCGCTTCGTTGCCGATGGTCCACGCGGTCAGTCAGCGCCCGAATGTCGAAATCCTGGCGGGATACACGGTTGATGAAGTCGCAGGACCGATGAATGTCGAAGAGATCGTCGTTTCGCGCGATGGTCAACAGCGACGGATCGCGGTCGATGCGGCATTCGCCGATCTGGGGCTGCATCCGTGCAGTGAGTGCGTCCAGCATCTCGTGCGCACCGACCAGGATGGCTTTATCTGGGTCGATGAGCGGATGGCGACCACTGTTCCGGGCATCTTTGCCGCAGGCGATGTGACGACATCGTTTGGCGAGCAGGTGCTGATCGCTATTGGCGACGGGGCGCGGGCGGCGCTCAGCGCATACGACTATCTGCTGATGCGCGCACCGGTTGTGCGGTGA
- a CDS encoding radical SAM protein yields MDASSAGSCQGVCFPNIDLSTHPCYSRAAHFRFGRIHVPVAPRCNIQCNYCIRRYACPNENRPGVTMRVVSPDEALQTVRHAVARDPRLRVLGVAGPGDALANNATLTTFERARDEFPHLIRCLSTNGLLLPDQIDAIEQAGITTLTITINAVDPAIAEQIYAHVRYRGKTYRGREACTLLLRNQLTGLREAALRGMAVKVNSVLIPGVNDHHLIDVARTVKDHGAYIMNIIPLMPLAKFAHLPEPSPALVNRVRDECATVIEQFRNCQRCRADAIGVPGEEGCGAGERVCIPKFLAQRKEQRDAVQMQSDPA; encoded by the coding sequence ATGGACGCTTCATCCGCCGGATCGTGTCAGGGCGTCTGTTTTCCCAACATCGACCTGAGCACGCATCCATGTTACAGCCGCGCAGCGCATTTCCGCTTCGGACGCATCCACGTTCCGGTGGCGCCGCGCTGCAACATTCAGTGCAACTACTGCATTCGCCGGTATGCCTGCCCGAATGAAAATCGCCCCGGCGTTACGATGCGCGTGGTATCGCCCGATGAGGCGCTGCAAACTGTGCGCCATGCGGTCGCCCGCGACCCGCGCCTGCGCGTCCTTGGCGTCGCCGGTCCGGGCGATGCGCTGGCAAACAATGCAACACTGACCACATTCGAGCGCGCACGCGACGAATTTCCGCACCTGATCCGCTGTCTCTCCACCAACGGCTTGCTGCTGCCGGATCAGATCGATGCCATCGAGCAGGCTGGCATTACCACGCTGACTATCACGATCAATGCAGTTGACCCGGCAATCGCTGAGCAGATATACGCTCACGTGCGGTATCGCGGCAAGACCTATCGCGGGCGTGAGGCGTGTACGCTGCTTCTGCGCAATCAACTGACCGGTCTGCGTGAAGCGGCGCTGCGCGGGATGGCGGTCAAGGTCAATTCGGTGCTGATACCGGGCGTCAACGATCATCACCTGATCGATGTCGCGCGCACGGTCAAAGATCACGGCGCGTACATCATGAACATCATCCCGCTCATGCCCCTGGCAAAGTTCGCCCACCTGCCGGAACCTTCACCCGCGCTGGTCAATCGGGTGCGCGACGAATGCGCGACGGTCATCGAGCAGTTTCGCAACTGCCAGCGATGCCGCGCTGATGCTATCGGCGTGCCGGGCGAGGAGGGGTGCGGCGCGGGCGAACGAGTCTGTATTCCGAAGTTTCTGGCGCAGCGAAAGGAGCAACGCGATGCAGTTCAAATGCAATCAGACCCTGCCTGA
- the rpsL gene encoding 30S ribosomal protein S12, producing MPTINQLVRKPRKRVTKKVKAPALRFSLNVLKGKLTRGKGSPFKRGVCTQVRTMTPKKPNSALRKIARVRLSNGMEVTAYIPGEGHNLQEHSVVLIRGGRVKDLPGVRYHIVRGTLDAQGVANRKQGRSKYGTKKASAVPAKKK from the coding sequence ATGCCGACAATCAACCAGTTGGTGCGCAAGCCGCGGAAGCGGGTCACGAAAAAAGTCAAGGCGCCTGCCTTGCGTTTCAGCCTGAATGTGTTGAAAGGGAAACTGACGCGCGGCAAAGGTTCGCCGTTCAAACGCGGCGTTTGCACGCAGGTCCGAACGATGACGCCGAAAAAGCCCAACTCGGCGCTGCGCAAGATCGCGCGCGTCCGGTTGTCGAACGGCATGGAAGTCACCGCCTACATTCCGGGCGAAGGGCACAACTTGCAGGAACACTCGGTGGTGCTGATCCGCGGCGGGCGCGTGAAGGATCTGCCCGGCGTGCGCTACCACATCGTGCGCGGCACACTCGATGCGCAGGGGGTCGCCAATCGGAAGCAGGGTCGTTCGAAGTACGGTACGAAGAAAGCCAGCGCGGTTCCGGCGAAGAAGAAGTAA
- a CDS encoding helix-turn-helix transcriptional regulator, producing the protein MLAWTASDRNLLTLIRWQRRRALQVAALVLTSWCDDGALALLVSAGATACLPLALDATVLEHASCCAAHHGWHGDPAHCIRAQRWQADVGLRWRRLTRQKRQVALLLAHGQDTVAIATLLGMSRKTVEYHTGRLLAKLEMKTRLNVAL; encoded by the coding sequence ATGCTGGCGTGGACCGCATCGGATCGGAATCTGCTGACCCTCATCCGCTGGCAGCGCCGCCGTGCGCTGCAGGTTGCTGCGCTTGTTCTCACGTCCTGGTGCGACGACGGCGCGCTGGCGCTGCTCGTGAGCGCTGGCGCGACTGCCTGTCTGCCGCTCGCGCTGGACGCGACCGTCCTGGAGCATGCCAGCTGCTGCGCAGCGCACCACGGCTGGCACGGCGACCCGGCGCACTGCATCCGGGCGCAGCGCTGGCAAGCGGACGTCGGCCTGCGCTGGCGGCGCCTGACCCGGCAGAAACGGCAGGTGGCGCTGCTGCTGGCACACGGACAGGATACGGTGGCGATAGCAACGCTGCTGGGGATGAGCCGCAAGACAGTCGAGTATCACACAGGCAGACTGCTGGCGAAGCTGGAGATGAAGACGCGCCTGAACGTCGCGCTCTGA
- the rpsG gene encoding 30S ribosomal protein S7, whose amino-acid sequence MPRRGTIERRIPPPDPRYNSVLVQQFINKVMQRGKKSIAEKIVYQAFDLAAQRLKKPALEIFETAVRNAGPVIEVKPRRVGGATYQVPVEVKSDRRQSLAMRWLLMSARARSGKPMYERLAAELIDAYNNTGATIKRKEDVQRMAEANRAFSHYGRF is encoded by the coding sequence ATGCCCCGTCGAGGCACGATTGAACGGCGTATTCCGCCGCCCGACCCACGCTACAACAGCGTGCTGGTGCAGCAGTTTATTAATAAGGTGATGCAGCGCGGCAAGAAGAGCATCGCCGAGAAGATCGTCTATCAGGCGTTCGACCTTGCGGCGCAACGCTTGAAGAAGCCAGCGCTGGAAATCTTCGAAACCGCCGTGCGCAACGCCGGTCCGGTGATCGAGGTGAAGCCGCGGCGTGTCGGCGGCGCCACCTATCAGGTGCCGGTCGAGGTCAAGAGTGATCGCCGACAGTCGCTGGCCATGCGCTGGTTGCTGATGTCGGCGCGCGCGCGCTCTGGTAAGCCGATGTACGAACGCCTGGCTGCTGAGTTGATCGATGCCTATAACAATACGGGCGCGACGATCAAACGGAAAGAGGATGTGCAGCGCATGGCGGAAGCCAACCGCGCATTCTCGCACTATGGACGCTTCTGA
- a CDS encoding nitrogenase component I subunit alpha: protein MQFKCNQTLPERAIHIALKGPGGKCQRGDGTTCFIANNVATTPGDMTERGCTYAGCRGVVGGPVKDAIQLTHGPIGCAFFSWGYRPHLADSDFHMKYTFVTDMNETNIVFGGEKKLLQSIIEANAEFPNAKAVFVYNTCSTALIGDDGRDVAKQAEAIIGKPVVFFECEGFRGVSQSMGHHVGNETIFRQLVGSVEPEGDFSRSINIIGDYNIKNDIRTFEYLFEALGLRIIARFTGNVSVDDLKIMHKAALNIVHCQRSATYIADMMKDKYGTPYINVTLWGMKNMAKALRDTAAFFGLEARAEEVIAREVARIQPYIDAYRQRLQGKRVFIYQGGPRVWHWIELLRELGMETETAATTFGHTDDYEKIFNQIGEGALVIDNPNVPEIEEILTRRRPDLFISGNKERYLAYKMGVPFVNGHTYDTGPYAGFVGMVNFARDIDKALHAPVWNIVHQHARPAPVARHAVHGSEEVES from the coding sequence ATGCAGTTCAAATGCAATCAGACCCTGCCTGAGCGAGCGATCCATATCGCGCTCAAGGGACCGGGCGGGAAGTGTCAGCGCGGCGATGGCACCACCTGTTTCATTGCCAACAACGTGGCAACGACGCCTGGCGATATGACCGAGCGCGGCTGCACCTACGCCGGCTGTCGCGGCGTCGTCGGCGGACCGGTCAAGGACGCTATTCAACTGACCCACGGACCGATCGGGTGCGCGTTCTTCTCCTGGGGCTACCGTCCGCACCTCGCCGACAGCGATTTTCACATGAAGTACACCTTCGTCACCGATATGAACGAAACCAACATCGTCTTCGGCGGCGAGAAAAAGCTGCTTCAGTCGATCATCGAAGCCAATGCCGAGTTTCCCAATGCGAAGGCGGTGTTCGTCTACAACACCTGCTCTACGGCGCTGATCGGCGATGACGGGCGCGACGTCGCCAAACAGGCGGAAGCGATCATCGGCAAACCGGTGGTGTTCTTCGAGTGCGAGGGGTTTCGTGGCGTCAGTCAGTCGATGGGGCACCACGTCGGCAACGAGACGATCTTTCGTCAACTGGTCGGCTCGGTCGAACCGGAGGGCGATTTCAGCCGCTCGATCAACATCATCGGCGACTACAACATCAAGAATGACATCCGCACCTTCGAGTATCTCTTCGAGGCGCTTGGCTTGCGGATCATCGCCCGCTTCACCGGGAACGTCTCAGTGGACGACCTGAAGATCATGCACAAAGCGGCGCTCAATATCGTGCACTGCCAGCGATCCGCCACCTACATCGCCGACATGATGAAGGATAAGTATGGCACGCCGTACATCAATGTCACGCTCTGGGGCATGAAGAACATGGCAAAAGCGCTGCGCGACACCGCCGCGTTCTTCGGGCTTGAAGCGCGCGCCGAAGAAGTGATCGCCCGAGAAGTGGCGCGCATTCAACCCTACATCGACGCCTATCGTCAACGCCTGCAGGGGAAGCGCGTCTTCATCTACCAGGGCGGTCCGCGCGTCTGGCACTGGATCGAACTCCTGCGCGAATTGGGCATGGAGACCGAGACGGCAGCCACAACCTTCGGGCATACCGATGATTACGAGAAGATATTCAACCAGATCGGCGAAGGCGCGCTGGTTATCGACAACCCGAATGTCCCCGAAATCGAAGAAATCCTGACCCGTCGCCGTCCCGACCTGTTCATCTCAGGCAACAAGGAGCGATACCTGGCATACAAAATGGGCGTGCCGTTCGTCAATGGGCATACCTACGACACCGGACCCTACGCCGGTTTTGTGGGCATGGTCAACTTCGCGCGCGATATCGATAAAGCCCTGCATGCGCCGGTCTGGAATATCGTGCATCAGCACGCCCGACCTGCACCCGTCGCCCGCCACGCAGTCCACGGATCTGAGGAGGTGGAGTCATGA
- the fusA gene encoding elongation factor G, which produces MPREVPLERIRNIGIIAHIDAGKTTTTERILFYTGRTYKLGEVHEGTAVMDWMEQERERGITITAAATTAEWTVEGVPYRINIIDTPGHVDFTAEVERSLRVLDGGVVVFDAVAGVEPQSETVWRQADKYHVPRICFVNKMDRIGANFERTVEMIRERLGAKPVPIQFPIGSEDRFRGIVDLITNKAVLYVDDQGKREELDAIPTEIADEVERLRNEMIEAIAETDDELMLLYLEGEELSVEELRRALRKATIKGQLVPVLCGAALRNKGVQRLLDAIVHYLPSPVDIPPVRGTRPGQVAGDDGVEMITRPTSEDAPFTGLVFKIVSDPFVGKLAYFRVYSGKLETGSYVLNSTRNQRERIGRLLQMHANHREEIKEVYAGDIAAMVGPKQSYTGDTICDPNDPIVLESIRFPEPVIQLAIEPKTKADQDKMAVALSKLAEEDPTFRVFTDQETGQTIIAGMGELHLEVIVDRMRREYKVEANQGKPQVAYRESITVPADVDSKFVRQTGGKGQYGHVKLQVEPLERGKGFEFINAIVGGVIPREYIPAVEAGVKEAMASGVIAGYPVVDLKVTLYDGSYHEVDSSEMAFKIAASMGLKEAVRKGRPILLEPVMKVEIVTPEDFLGTVLGDINSRRGHVEGMEARGNAQVIRAYVPLASMFGYTTDLRSATQGRATSSMEFAYYQPLPEALAKEIVEKRRG; this is translated from the coding sequence ATGCCTCGTGAAGTGCCATTAGAGCGCATTCGTAATATTGGTATTATTGCGCACATCGATGCAGGAAAGACGACAACGACCGAGCGCATCCTGTTCTACACCGGTCGCACGTATAAGCTCGGCGAGGTGCACGAGGGCACTGCGGTGATGGACTGGATGGAGCAGGAGCGTGAACGCGGCATTACGATCACTGCGGCGGCGACCACCGCCGAGTGGACGGTCGAGGGCGTTCCGTATCGCATCAATATCATCGATACGCCTGGTCACGTCGATTTTACGGCGGAGGTGGAGCGTTCCCTGCGCGTGCTCGACGGCGGTGTGGTGGTCTTCGATGCTGTCGCCGGAGTTGAGCCGCAGTCGGAGACGGTCTGGCGGCAGGCGGATAAGTACCACGTGCCACGGATCTGCTTCGTGAACAAGATGGACCGGATCGGCGCCAACTTTGAGCGCACGGTAGAGATGATCCGCGAGCGCCTTGGGGCGAAACCGGTGCCCATTCAGTTCCCGATCGGTTCGGAAGATCGCTTCCGTGGCATTGTGGACCTGATCACGAATAAGGCAGTGCTTTATGTCGACGATCAGGGGAAGCGCGAAGAGTTGGACGCGATACCGACGGAGATTGCCGACGAAGTTGAGCGCCTGCGCAACGAGATGATCGAGGCGATTGCCGAAACCGACGATGAGTTGATGCTCCTCTATCTGGAAGGGGAAGAACTCAGCGTCGAAGAACTGCGCCGCGCCCTGCGAAAGGCGACGATCAAGGGTCAACTGGTGCCGGTGCTGTGCGGCGCAGCTCTGCGGAATAAAGGTGTGCAACGCCTGCTTGACGCGATTGTGCATTACCTGCCGTCGCCGGTCGATATTCCACCGGTGCGTGGCACGCGCCCGGGTCAGGTCGCCGGTGATGATGGCGTGGAAATGATCACCCGCCCGACATCGGAAGATGCACCGTTTACCGGGTTGGTGTTCAAGATCGTCTCGGATCCGTTCGTCGGGAAGCTGGCGTATTTCCGCGTTTATTCCGGGAAACTGGAAACCGGCTCCTATGTGCTCAACTCGACGCGCAACCAGCGTGAGCGCATCGGTCGCCTGTTGCAGATGCACGCCAACCACCGCGAAGAGATTAAAGAAGTCTACGCTGGCGATATTGCCGCAATGGTCGGTCCGAAACAGAGCTACACCGGCGATACGATCTGCGATCCGAACGACCCGATCGTCCTGGAAAGCATCCGCTTCCCCGAGCCGGTCATTCAACTGGCGATTGAGCCGAAGACCAAGGCTGACCAGGATAAGATGGCGGTTGCGCTGAGCAAACTGGCGGAGGAAGACCCGACGTTCCGCGTCTTTACCGACCAGGAAACCGGTCAGACGATCATCGCCGGTATGGGTGAACTGCATCTTGAAGTGATCGTTGACCGCATGCGCCGCGAATACAAGGTCGAAGCCAATCAGGGCAAGCCGCAGGTGGCGTACCGCGAGTCGATCACGGTTCCGGCGGATGTGGATAGCAAGTTCGTGCGCCAGACCGGCGGCAAGGGTCAGTATGGTCACGTCAAATTGCAGGTCGAGCCACTCGAACGCGGGAAAGGGTTTGAGTTCATCAATGCGATCGTTGGCGGCGTTATTCCGCGCGAATACATCCCGGCGGTCGAAGCTGGCGTCAAAGAAGCCATGGCAAGCGGCGTCATCGCCGGGTATCCGGTGGTCGATCTGAAAGTCACGCTCTACGACGGTTCGTACCACGAGGTCGACTCGTCGGAAATGGCATTCAAGATCGCTGCCTCGATGGGGCTGAAAGAAGCCGTGCGGAAGGGCCGCCCCATTCTGCTCGAACCGGTGATGAAGGTCGAAATCGTGACACCGGAAGATTTTCTCGGCACGGTTCTCGGCGACATCAACTCGCGCCGTGGTCACGTCGAAGGCATGGAGGCGCGCGGCAACGCGCAGGTCATCCGGGCATACGTTCCGCTGGCATCCATGTTCGGCTATACCACCGACCTGCGCTCGGCAACGCAGGGACGCGCAACGTCGTCTATGGAATTCGCATATTACCAGCCGCTGCCGGAGGCTCTGGCAAAAGAGATTGTCGAAAAACGGCGCGGCTAG
- the nifN gene encoding nitrogenase iron-molybdenum cofactor biosynthesis protein NifN yields MTSCLTLQERAVAINPTRSCAPIGAMLANYGIHGAITINHGSQGCATYPRHQMSRHFREPVEVATTSLTEKTTVYGGKQNLLAALKNIWERFHPTMIMVCSTCLSETIGDDIPAIIDEFLDKHPDVTIPILSVKTPSYIGNHTTGFDNFLKEIALNLPDRRKKKGETNGRINIIPGWVNPGDIRELKHMLREMGLHGLWITDYSETLDGGYYDPRPHVPRGGTTIEELRSSSKSLATIALQRHVGGEAARIYERRYNVPAHVLTMPIGLKNTDAFVNTLIEITDHTIPESLEVERARLLDALVDTHMYTTGLRVALYGDPDLLEGLVGLIAEMGMTPAYILTAADNRPWGERMVELTGELGVESEIILKGDLHELHKRIKQQPVDLLIGHSKGRFIAEAENIPLVRVGFPVEDRFGHHRRSIVGYNGAIALVDEITNTIFERRATTIVSNTLIETGVEGPTSVPIALRNGTTAHG; encoded by the coding sequence ATGACCAGCTGTCTGACCCTTCAGGAACGAGCCGTTGCCATCAACCCGACCCGTTCCTGCGCGCCAATCGGGGCAATGCTCGCCAATTACGGCATTCACGGCGCTATCACCATCAACCACGGCTCCCAGGGATGCGCCACCTACCCGCGTCACCAGATGTCACGTCACTTCCGCGAGCCGGTTGAGGTCGCCACCACCTCGCTCACCGAAAAGACAACGGTCTACGGCGGCAAGCAGAACCTGCTCGCGGCGCTCAAGAATATCTGGGAACGCTTCCACCCGACCATGATCATGGTCTGTTCGACCTGTCTCTCAGAAACGATCGGGGACGACATTCCTGCGATCATCGATGAGTTTCTGGACAAACATCCGGACGTCACAATCCCGATCCTTTCGGTCAAAACTCCGTCGTACATCGGCAATCACACGACCGGCTTCGACAACTTTCTCAAAGAGATCGCCCTCAATCTCCCGGATCGCCGCAAGAAGAAAGGCGAGACCAACGGCAGGATCAACATCATTCCCGGCTGGGTCAACCCCGGCGACATCCGCGAACTGAAGCATATGCTGCGGGAGATGGGGTTGCACGGGCTGTGGATCACCGACTACTCAGAGACCCTCGACGGCGGCTACTACGACCCGCGTCCCCATGTTCCGCGCGGCGGCACGACCATCGAGGAACTGCGCAGCTCCTCGAAATCGCTGGCAACGATTGCGCTCCAGCGCCACGTTGGCGGCGAAGCGGCGCGCATCTACGAACGACGCTACAACGTGCCCGCCCATGTGTTGACCATGCCCATCGGGCTGAAGAATACCGATGCTTTCGTCAACACGCTGATCGAGATCACCGACCATACGATCCCCGAATCGCTGGAAGTCGAGCGGGCACGCCTGCTCGATGCACTGGTCGATACGCATATGTACACTACCGGACTGCGGGTCGCACTCTACGGCGATCCCGACCTGCTCGAAGGGTTGGTCGGGCTGATCGCCGAAATGGGTATGACCCCGGCATACATTCTGACCGCTGCCGACAATCGTCCCTGGGGCGAACGAATGGTCGAACTGACGGGAGAACTGGGGGTTGAGAGCGAGATCATTCTCAAGGGTGATCTGCACGAATTGCACAAGCGTATCAAGCAGCAACCGGTTGATCTGCTCATCGGGCACTCGAAAGGCAGGTTCATCGCCGAAGCCGAGAACATTCCGCTGGTGCGGGTTGGATTCCCGGTTGAAGACCGCTTCGGACATCATCGACGATCGATTGTCGGTTACAACGGTGCGATTGCGCTGGTCGATGAGATCACCAACACGATCTTTGAGCGCCGCGCAACGACCATCGTGAGCAACACCCTGATCGAAACCGGCGTCGAGGGACCGACTTCGGTTCCAATTGCGCTGCGCAACGGCACGACGGCGCACGGATAG
- the nifH gene encoding nitrogenase iron protein, with protein sequence MRQVAFYGKGGIGKSTTQQNTAAALASMGYRLMVVGCDPKADCTRLLLRGVRQPSVLDTLRDVGPESVQLEKVVVQGYGGVKCVESGGPEPGVGCGGRGVITAIQTLETLGAYKDDLDYVFYDVLGDVVCGGFAMPIREGYAEEIYIVCSGEYMALFAANNICKGIKKFAERGYARLGGLICNSRLVENERALVEEFARRLNTKMIHFVPRSKDVQRAEINKKTVIDYDPELPQAHEYRELARKIDENDEFTIPTPITQDELEDLMREYGIVD encoded by the coding sequence ATGCGACAGGTCGCTTTCTACGGCAAGGGCGGGATTGGCAAGTCCACCACGCAGCAGAACACTGCAGCCGCACTGGCATCGATGGGATACCGGTTGATGGTCGTCGGGTGCGACCCCAAGGCGGATTGCACTCGCCTGCTTCTCCGCGGCGTGCGCCAGCCGTCGGTGCTCGACACGCTGCGCGACGTCGGTCCTGAAAGCGTGCAGCTCGAAAAGGTGGTCGTTCAGGGATACGGCGGCGTCAAATGCGTCGAGTCGGGCGGACCTGAACCCGGCGTCGGTTGCGGCGGACGCGGAGTGATTACCGCTATTCAAACCCTCGAAACCCTGGGCGCATACAAGGACGATCTGGATTATGTCTTCTACGACGTCCTTGGCGATGTGGTCTGCGGCGGGTTCGCCATGCCGATCCGCGAAGGGTATGCCGAAGAGATCTACATTGTCTGTTCCGGCGAGTATATGGCGCTCTTTGCGGCGAACAACATCTGCAAGGGCATCAAGAAGTTCGCGGAACGCGGCTATGCCCGCCTTGGCGGGTTGATCTGCAACTCGCGTCTCGTTGAAAACGAGCGGGCGCTGGTTGAGGAGTTCGCGCGCCGACTCAACACGAAGATGATCCACTTCGTACCGCGCAGCAAAGACGTCCAGCGCGCCGAGATCAACAAGAAAACTGTCATCGACTACGACCCTGAACTGCCGCAGGCGCACGAGTACCGTGAACTGGCGCGCAAGATCGATGAGAATGATGAGTTCACCATCCCTACCCCGATCACACAGGACGAACTCGAGGATCTGATGCGCGAATACGGTATCGTGGATTAG